ACTCCGTATCAATTAATTGATAAAAAAGGTAATATTTTAACACGCTCGGATGTGCTTAACTTTGAAGTGTTTTTGGGTAGTACCAGACAAACTTTGGACAAACTTTTTGTAGGGGTTTGGGCAGGGGCCGAATAACAGGCATTTCTGTGCAAACTTTTTACTCTTTTAGGATTCGGCTGGCTTCTTTAAAGAATTTCTCGGCAACTGAAATGGTTGATACCGCTCCTTCGCTTGAGAAATTCCTGCCGTAGTCAGCATCTTCTCTTAAAACCATGGAGTTTTTGAAATCTTCAACAAGCTGTGCCTCAATCTGATGCCGTTTTACAAAAAGCTCTTTAATGGCAAGATACAGGCAAAAATGCCCTCTTTCTCTATATCCTTGTGAATAGAGCAATGCCCGTGCGGAATGGAAAATAGAATAATACCCTTTTATTGTTGCCCATTTAAAACCGTCTTTTGATAATTCTTCTTTTGCGGATTTTAAATCGTTCTTTGCGTCTTCAAGTTCTGGTTTAGCAAGGTGTTTCGCTTCAGGGAAATGAACAATTCTTCTTTTTTCTAAACAATCTTTAAAAGTTATCTTCATTGGTTTCTTTCTCCCAGAGTATTTTTCCTTGCTCTACCTGTTTCATAAATATGTCATTCTTGGTGTTTGCACTCATCAGCTCTGCAGGTGTTTTTAGTATTGCCTGTATTTTTTTACTAATTTTTTCAGAAAACTTGTTTGTTGCAGCTAACACATCGGAGCTTTTTGATGACACAATGAAAAGGTCTATATCGCTGTTTTCATCATCAGCACCCGTTGCCCAACTGCCGAAAAGAACTATTTTATATGTAATAGGCTTTAATTTTTCTATCAATGGCTCAATAAGTAAAAGGTTGTTTAATATTTTTACCTCTTTGATATAAGGGTTTAAAATGTCAATAGAGTAATAATTCATGCGGCCTTCAGCTTTTCGCTGCAGAATTCCGTCTTTTTTAAGCTGATTAAGCAGTTTATTTGCAGACCCGAAACTAATGCCGGTTTTCCTTGCGATATCACGCTCAAAATAGGGTTTATTGGGATTCATTAAAAGAAAGCTAATAACCTTTTGCGCATTTGTAGCTATCATATATTTTGATACCATAAAACCCTCGCTCATTATTTTGAACAACTACTCACTAAAATGAGTATAGATTAAAATGCTCAAAATGTCAATAGTTGTAGGAATTTTTTTTCTTGACTTCATACGTTTAAGGATAGAAAATCTCAAAGAAGAAAAATGGAATCAAAGAAAAAAGAGGCATTAACCTTCGGACGAACCTTAGGTGTGGCCTCTTATCGTGATTCGATAATAGTATAAGTTACTAATTTTTATTTGTCAATATAATGATAAATTACCATAAATTGACTTGCTAATCTTAAAGAGATAAAATATAGCAGAAGAAGCCGAAAAGGGGCTGTATGACAGACTTAATTCCGCAGGAAAAGATTGAGAATAAGATATTCCTAATCAGGGGCAAGCGAGTAATGCTTGATAAAGACATGGCAGAGCTTTACAGGGTTAAAACAAGCCAGTTGACCAGGCAGGTAAGGCGCAATATTGACAGGTTCCCGGAAGATTTTATGTTTCAGTTGAATGAAGAAGAATTTGAAAACTTGAAGTGCCATTTTGGCACATCAAGTTGGGGTGGAACCCGTAAACTTCCTTATGCTTTTACAGAAAATGGCGTGGCAATGCTTTCGTCGGTATTAACGAGCAGGACAGCGGTCAGGGTAAATATCCAGATTATGAGGACATTTACAAAAATCCGTGAATTTTTACTAACTCACAAGGAACTTGCGCAGAAATTGAGCCAGCTTGAAAGAAAATACGAAAGGCATGACGAACAAATACACGCAATATTTGACCAGATAAGAGAATTTATAACATTTAAAGAAAAGCCAAGGAAACAAATAGGATTTAAAAAAGAAGGGTAATTATAAAATAAAGTAAGATATAGTCAACTTAATATTTAGACAGCTTCGTAAGCCTTGAGAGAGTCAAGGCAGAGCTTTCTTGAGTAATCAGGAAGGCACACATTACTACGATGGACCGGACTGGAATACAGACAGGCGGTTTATCCGGTTTAGGAACAGGACTAGGAATGTTGTATAATAAAACATTAGCGGTAAACCTTGCATGGACACCTGTAGGAGATCTTGGTGATTCACTTAAATTCGGTATAAAGTTTTAAAATAGTAAAAATATGTTCCACTTTGTGGTTGGAACTTGGTTCAGAAATAGTTATAATAAATGACCTTATACATAAACCAAATGTATAGGGTTTTTTATTATTACTAGTTTTACACAATTATGTAATACCATTTATGTAATACCAATTATTGTTTTTTAAGGGTATTTTTGATATAATTCCTAAAACAGATATTGTATTTCGATATAATTAGTAGATAATCAGGTAAAATCACAAGAAAGCCATCTGAAAAAAATCTGTAATGGATACGAAAACGGCCTTGTTTCCTTAAGTATCAGGAAGTGTCAGGAGTTGTCATAAATTTCAGGTGTTTAGCAAAATCTTAGACGGTAATATTAATCAAGGGAATCTTTAGACGGAGATGCGCCCATAGCTCAATTGGATAGAGCGTTTGACTACGAATCAAAAGGTTAGAGGTTCGATTCCTCTTGGGCGCGGGTTATATATCGGACCACAGACTGTACTCTGAACGCATAGGAGATATATGGCAAAAAACATTAAAGTAGCGATACTGGTGGGGTCTGATTCTGACCTGCCTATTGTGCAAGAGACTGCAGGGGTTCTGGAATCATTCGGGATACCTTATGATATTGCAATTGCTTCTGCGCATAGGACTCCTCAAAGAGTAGAGGACTTTGTAGAGAGCTCATTGAAAAAAGGCGCAGAGGTTTTTATTGCAGCCGCCGGTATGTCCGCTGCGCTTCCGGGAGTAGTAGCAAGTAAAACAATAAAACCTGTGATCGGAATTCCGATACAGGGAAAATCTTTAAACGGCCTTGATGCTTTGTTATCGATAATTCAAATGCCTGCAGGAATTCCTGTTGCTGCAGTTGCCTTAGATAAAACAGGCGCAAAAAACGCCGGGCTTCTTGCCGTAGGGATACTTGCCTTAAAGTACCCGGAGTTAGAAAAAAAACTAAGTGAATACCGCGAAAAGTTATCGAAAGAAGTTATGGAAAAAGACAATGAACTTCAAAAAATAGGGCTGAAGAACTATATTGCATCAAAAGGAAATAAATGAATAATAAAAAAGTCAATTTATTTCAAAAAGAGCTAAGAAGCATAGTTTCAATTCTTAAAAAGAAATATAATCCTGAAAAAGTAATTTTATTTGGCTCTTTATTAAAAGATAGCATGAAAAATAATTCTGACATTGATCTAATGGTTATCAGGAATACAAGAAAAAATCCCTGGGCTCGGCAAAAAGAAGTTGAAAAATACTTGAAACATAAAGTCCCATTAGATTTGCTGGTTTATACTCCCAAAGAAATCAAGTATAGAATGTCTATTGGAGACCTTTTTGTAAAAGATATAGTAGATAATGGAAAAATAATTTATGAAAAAAATTAACTCACTAATTAAGGAGTGGATAAATAAAGCAGAAAGTGATTTAAAGTTTGCCGAGTTATCTTTTGATGGTTTTGATGAGTTTTATTCTCAGATGTGTATTTTGTGCCATGATGCCGTAGAAAAATATCTAAAGGCATATCTATATGCTAACAAAGTTAATCCTCCCAAAATTCATGACTTAGTTACTCTTATTAATCATTGCATAGAGATTTCAAAAAATGATAAAAGGCTAAAGAGCATAGAAAAATATTGTAAAGAATTAAACTCATATTATATCCCTCTTAAATATCCTTCGCATTATCCACCGGTGGATAAGAAAATGGCAAAAAGAGCGATAGATTCTGCTAAAATAGTAGAAAACGTTATTAAAAAAGCATTGCTATAAAGGAAAGATAATGGCAAATAAAAATAAGATAATTATGAATAAAGAAGAAATGAATAAAGCTATAAAACGCCTGGCTGATGAGATCGTAAAAGAAAATTCGGGCGTGGAAGACATTGCCATCATCGGCATCCAGACAAGAGGAGTTCCTATAGGAAAGAGGATAATAACAGAAATACTAAAGTCTGAACCGGCTAAAGGCCTGAAAGAAATACCTTTCGGTATTCTTGATATTACCCTGTATAGGGACGACATGGATTCCATGGCATCAGTGCCTGTTGTGAAAGATACTGTCATACCTTTTGATATAAACGGAAAAGTTGTCGTGATAGTAGATGATGTTATCTTTACCGGCAGGAGCGTCAGGGCCGCGATAGATGAACTGATAGATTTTGGCAGGCCGAAGAGGATAGAGCTTGCCGTCTTGATAGACCGGGGGCACAGGGAACTTCCCATAGAGCCGAATTTTGTCGGCAAGAAGATCCCGACAAAAAGAGAAGAAATAGTTGCCGTTGAAGTAGATGAGGTTGACGGCAAAGACAACGTAATACTCAGGCAAAAGGAAAAATAAATGCCTTTAAAATCAAAAGATCTGCTAGGGCTTGAATATTTGGACAAGAAAGAGATCGAACTTATTCTTGATACAGCGCGTCCGTTCAAAGACCTTTTCACCCGTTCAATAAAAAAAGTGCCTACCTTGCGCGGGAAAACCGTTGTAAACCTCTTCTATGAACCGTCCACAAGGACAAGGACCTCTTTTGAGATAGCGGCAAAACGGCTCTCGGCTGACCTGGTAAATATCGCGGTTTCAACTTCAAGCGTTGTAAAAGGCGAAAGCCTTATAGATACGGGGAAAACCTTTGAGGCTATGAAAGCGGATTTTATCGTTATAAGGCACAGCCTTGCGGGAGCTCCGGCTGTCCTTGCCAGGAACCTCAATGCTTCGATAATAAATGCAGGCGATGGTTTTCACGAACACCCAAGCCAGGGCCTTTTAGACCTTTTTACTATAAGAGAAAAAAAGAAAAGAATAGCGGGCTTAAAGATACTTTTAGTAGGAGATATACTTCACTCAAGGGTGGCAAAATCAAATATCTGGGGGTTAACCAAACTCGGTGCTGAAGTAAGGGTAGTCGGGCCTCCGACCCTGATTCCGTATAAAATAGAAGAATTAGGCGTAAAAGTTTATTATGATATCGAAAAAGCGCTTGAAGGCGTGGATGTCATAAATATCCTGCGTATTCAGCTTGAACGCCAGCAGGAAAGCCTTTTCCCTTCGGTCCATGAATATATAGAGCTTTTTCAGATGAATAAAGAAAGGCTCAAGTTCGCAAAGCCCGATGCTTTAATTATGCACCCCGGCCCCATGAACCGCGGCATAGAGATATCTTCAGATGTAGCTGATAGTGCCAATGCTGTAATAAATGAGCAGGTCACGAACGGTATAGCCGTACGGATGGCTGTGCTTTATCTCCTATCTGCAAAAAAGAGATAAAATATCTCGGAGGAAAACAGATTGAAACTTTTAATTAGAGGCGGCCTTGTTGTTGACCCTGAAACAAAACTGAACAATATTTCGGATATATTAATAAACAACGGCAGGATAGAACAGGTAAAAAATGGCATAAAAGCTGACGGTGCTGTAGAAATTGACGCAAAGGGTAAAGTTGTAATTCCGGGTCTTATCGACGTGCACACTCATCTCAGGGAACCGGGGCATGAAGAAGAAGAGACTATCGCATCAGGCACCCGCGCTGCAGCACACGGCGGCGTAACATCGGTCTTCTGCATGCCTAATACCCATCCTCCTCTTGATAATGCACCCGCGGTGGAGTTTGTCCTTCTTAAAGCTCAAAAAGAAGGGATAGTGAATGTTTTTCCTATCGGCTGTATCACCAAGGGTTCCAACGGAGAAGAACTTGCCGAGATAGGGGTACTTAAAAAATCGGGCATAATAGCAATAAGCGACGACGGAAATACCGTTATGAATTCGCAGGTCATGCGCAGGGCGCTTGAGTATACAAAAATGTTTGATATACCAGTTATATCTCATTGCGAAGATACAGCACTTACAAAAAACGGCGTTATGAATGAAGGCTATACTTCGATGGTGCTTGGTTTAAGGGGGATACCTACTCATTCGGAAGATATTATCGTAAGCCGAGATATCATGCTTGCCGAGCTTTCAAGCGGGCATCTTCATATTGCTCATGTCTCAACCAAAGAATCCGTGGACTTGATACGGCAGGCAAAAAAAAGAAAAATAAAAGTTACCGCTGAAACCTGCCCGCATTATTTTTCGCTCACAGAAGAAGACGTCAAAAAAACTAATTATGACACAAATACCAAGATGAAACCGCCTTTACGTACCAGAGAAGATGTTTCTGCGATAATAGAAGGGTTGAAAGACGGGACTATTGACTGTATAGCGACAGACCACGCTCCCCATACTATTGAAGAAAAGAATAAAGAATACGACCTGGCCCCGTTCGGCATAATAGGGCTTGAAACCCTGCTTTCTTTAGTGGTCACAGAGCTCGTTAATAAAAAAGTTATGACGTTAAGCGAAGCTGTGTCCAAGATGACCATAAATCCTGCAAGAATTTTTAATTTAAAAGACAGGGGCAGTTTAAAGAAAGGAAATATAGCAGACATAACTATAATAGATATAAAAAAGAATTATGTGATAAGGAAAGAAGATTTTGTTTCCAAGAGCAAGAATTCTCCGTTTGTCGGCCGTACCTTGGCCGGTTTTGTAGAAAAAACGATAGTCGGAGGTGAAGTAGTCTGGCCGATAAAAGAAGAAACGAACCGTTAACCATAATAAAGAATGATAGTATTCACCCGAGCTATTACAGGATCGTTTTTAAGGCACCTCACCTGGCTCGGGTTTCTTATCCCGGCCAGTTCTGCCTCTTGGAAGTTCCGGGAGTTTTCTTAAAAAGGCCTTTGAGCATTTTTGATATTAACGACACAAGAGTAGAGTTTTTGTACAAAGTCATAGGCAAAGGCACGGAAAGCCTGGCAAGTCTTAAAAAAGGGCAAAGCCTTAATCTACTCGGTCCTCTTGGCAACGGATATGAAATTCCACCTGCAAAAAATAAGATACCGGTATTGATCTCCGGCGGAGTAGGGATAGCTTCCCTTGCGTATCTGGCAAAAAAGCTACCCGCGCCGGGCATCCTTTTTTACGGAACACAGAGTAAAAAAGATATTGTCGGTCTTGAAATATTTAAGAAGAAAAAATGGCAGATAAAACTTTCTACCATGGACGGGACAGCGGGTTTTAAGGGTTTCGTAACGGACCTGTGCCGTGAAAGTTTGGACCGGGATACGTGTTCAACAGCTGTCATTTACTCCTGCGGGCCTAAGCCTATGCTTAAAAGCGCTGCCAGAACGGCAAAAGAACTCGGAGTTGAGTGTTTTGTGTCACTTGAAGAAATGATGGCCTGCGGTGTAGGGATCTGCCAGGGTTGTGTCGTCAAAACAAACGAAGGTTACAGGAAAGTATGCGATGACGGACCTGTTTTTAATGCCGATAAAATTGACTGGGAAAGCTTAACGGATTAAAATGACCCTCCTGCGCAAAACATCTTGCCCATAGACGCACCTGTTCGGTGCATTGGCAACATTGCTTCGGAGGATCACCTGTGGTTATGAGGGGATTAAAAGGAAACAAATTGTATTATCAAAGCATTTTAATAGCCGTTAAAAGAAATTTAAGGTGGATTTACAGGTGAAACTAGATTTATCTACCACCATCGCAGGAATAAAATTTAAAAATCCCGTGCTTACGGCATCAGGTACATTCGGCTATGGGGATGAAATAACGGATTTGGCCGATGTTTCAAAGCTCGGCGGTATAATAACAAAGACTATCAC
This genomic stretch from Candidatus Liberimonas magnetica harbors:
- a CDS encoding nucleotidyltransferase domain-containing protein, which produces MNNKKVNLFQKELRSIVSILKKKYNPEKVILFGSLLKDSMKNNSDIDLMVIRNTRKNPWARQKEVEKYLKHKVPLDLLVYTPKEIKYRMSIGDLFVKDIVDNGKIIYEKN
- a CDS encoding aspartate carbamoyltransferase catalytic subunit, with the translated sequence MPLKSKDLLGLEYLDKKEIELILDTARPFKDLFTRSIKKVPTLRGKTVVNLFYEPSTRTRTSFEIAAKRLSADLVNIAVSTSSVVKGESLIDTGKTFEAMKADFIVIRHSLAGAPAVLARNLNASIINAGDGFHEHPSQGLLDLFTIREKKKRIAGLKILLVGDILHSRVAKSNIWGLTKLGAEVRVVGPPTLIPYKIEELGVKVYYDIEKALEGVDVINILRIQLERQQESLFPSVHEYIELFQMNKERLKFAKPDALIMHPGPMNRGIEISSDVADSANAVINEQVTNGIAVRMAVLYLLSAKKR
- a CDS encoding dihydroorotate dehydrogenase electron transfer subunit, giving the protein MYKVIGKGTESLASLKKGQSLNLLGPLGNGYEIPPAKNKIPVLISGGVGIASLAYLAKKLPAPGILFYGTQSKKDIVGLEIFKKKKWQIKLSTMDGTAGFKGFVTDLCRESLDRDTCSTAVIYSCGPKPMLKSAARTAKELGVECFVSLEEMMACGVGICQGCVVKTNEGYRKVCDDGPVFNADKIDWESLTD
- a CDS encoding HEPN domain-containing protein, which codes for MKKINSLIKEWINKAESDLKFAELSFDGFDEFYSQMCILCHDAVEKYLKAYLYANKVNPPKIHDLVTLINHCIEISKNDKRLKSIEKYCKELNSYYIPLKYPSHYPPVDKKMAKRAIDSAKIVENVIKKALL
- a CDS encoding ORF6N domain-containing protein; the protein is MTDLIPQEKIENKIFLIRGKRVMLDKDMAELYRVKTSQLTRQVRRNIDRFPEDFMFQLNEEEFENLKCHFGTSSWGGTRKLPYAFTENGVAMLSSVLTSRTAVRVNIQIMRTFTKIREFLLTHKELAQKLSQLERKYERHDEQIHAIFDQIREFITFKEKPRKQIGFKKEG
- the pyrR gene encoding bifunctional pyr operon transcriptional regulator/uracil phosphoribosyltransferase PyrR; the encoded protein is MANKNKIIMNKEEMNKAIKRLADEIVKENSGVEDIAIIGIQTRGVPIGKRIITEILKSEPAKGLKEIPFGILDITLYRDDMDSMASVPVVKDTVIPFDINGKVVVIVDDVIFTGRSVRAAIDELIDFGRPKRIELAVLIDRGHRELPIEPNFVGKKIPTKREEIVAVEVDEVDGKDNVILRQKEK
- a CDS encoding nucleotidyltransferase domain-containing protein, with amino-acid sequence MVSKYMIATNAQKVISFLLMNPNKPYFERDIARKTGISFGSANKLLNQLKKDGILQRKAEGRMNYYSIDILNPYIKEVKILNNLLLIEPLIEKLKPITYKIVLFGSWATGADDENSDIDLFIVSSKSSDVLAATNKFSEKISKKIQAILKTPAELMSANTKNDIFMKQVEQGKILWEKETNEDNF
- a CDS encoding dihydroorotase, whose translation is MKLLIRGGLVVDPETKLNNISDILINNGRIEQVKNGIKADGAVEIDAKGKVVIPGLIDVHTHLREPGHEEEETIASGTRAAAHGGVTSVFCMPNTHPPLDNAPAVEFVLLKAQKEGIVNVFPIGCITKGSNGEELAEIGVLKKSGIIAISDDGNTVMNSQVMRRALEYTKMFDIPVISHCEDTALTKNGVMNEGYTSMVLGLRGIPTHSEDIIVSRDIMLAELSSGHLHIAHVSTKESVDLIRQAKKRKIKVTAETCPHYFSLTEEDVKKTNYDTNTKMKPPLRTREDVSAIIEGLKDGTIDCIATDHAPHTIEEKNKEYDLAPFGIIGLETLLSLVVTELVNKKVMTLSEAVSKMTINPARIFNLKDRGSLKKGNIADITIIDIKKNYVIRKEDFVSKSKNSPFVGRTLAGFVEKTIVGGEVVWPIKEETNR
- the purE gene encoding 5-(carboxyamino)imidazole ribonucleotide mutase, which encodes MAKNIKVAILVGSDSDLPIVQETAGVLESFGIPYDIAIASAHRTPQRVEDFVESSLKKGAEVFIAAAGMSAALPGVVASKTIKPVIGIPIQGKSLNGLDALLSIIQMPAGIPVAAVALDKTGAKNAGLLAVGILALKYPELEKKLSEYREKLSKEVMEKDNELQKIGLKNYIASKGNK
- a CDS encoding HEPN domain-containing protein, with amino-acid sequence MKITFKDCLEKRRIVHFPEAKHLAKPELEDAKNDLKSAKEELSKDGFKWATIKGYYSIFHSARALLYSQGYRERGHFCLYLAIKELFVKRHQIEAQLVEDFKNSMVLREDADYGRNFSSEGAVSTISVAEKFFKEASRILKE